The segment CAACTGAAAGATGTGCAGATGTATACCCTCCTGAGTGAAACAAATCACACTGGCCTTGCCCATCAGACGTCGCGACACCTTGGTGTGCTTGCCTCACATGAGGCGATGTACACCGGAAGTCCATTCTACTTTTTGGGAGAAGCGTCAGCGCAAAGGCTTCTTCCTAAGCGGTTGTCAGAAACGCACACAGATCAGAACATCAGGCACATCACTCTTTCGGCGTCCACTTACCGCTGTATAAGGCTGAAGAACAGGTTGCGGCTGGAAAAACACCACTTCATCGTCCATCCCCAGCAAAAAATATTGATAACGTCACAAGTTTAAATCATCCTTTTAAAGACGGTAGGCTACGAAGAAGAAAACTTTGACTCTCATACACGCTGCCCAACGTTTTCAACTTCAGACGTTATCAATAGGTCGCTTGCATGGCCCAGTTCAGCACCTGGTGGGTGGGGAGCCAGTCGGCTCCATACCGGGCGTAATGTGCGTGCTCGATCTCTCCGGTGCGGCTGATGAGGAATTCGGCAGGCATGCGGAAGCGTTCATCGTGCAGGGTGATGGGGTTCAGGTGCCGGAGGTGTGGTGCGAGGGCATTCAGATGGCGCAGATCCAACACCCCTTTGAGACTGTGGCCTAAGCCGTAGCGGGCGTAGGTGGCGTCGGTGGGATCGGCCAGCACCGGGTAGGGCAGCGACACCTGTCTCAGGCCATCTTGCAGCGCACTCACTGAACTGCTCCAGACCGAGACGAGTTGGATGTCCTGCTGGGCCAGGAGGGGCGCGAGGGCCGCCAACTCGACCTGCCGGGCATGGCACACGACGCAGCTGCTCTGACGGTTGAAGGTCAGCCAGACCCGTTGTCCTCGCAGCCTGTGCAGTCGGAGCTGGCTGTCATAGCGATCCGGGAGGATGAAATCGGGCGCGGTCTCCCCCACCTGGAGTCGGGGCTGGAGGACGGGTGCGTGTTCGTGATTTCAATCCCATTGAGATGCTGTTCTCCAAGATCAAAGCCTTCGTCAGGGCAGGGAATCGACGAGCCCTACAAGACGTATAACAAGCTATTGGAGACGCACTTGATGCCGTCTCTTTAAAAGAGATCTATGGCTGGATCAAGCACACCTTCCCCAATGCATTATAATGTCAAATGTTTTATTACTAGCCCCCGGATTTTTGGTGCCCTCCAATGCCACTTTGTAGATTCCCGCGTAATCGCTGAACCAGATGAATCAGCTCCGACGCTTCGATAATACTTTCGTGTTCTCCAAGCTTAATCGGCTTGGCCAAGTCGTCACCGTAATATCGGGGAATTAAGTGACAGTGGATATGGGGAATCATATTACCGAGAATACAATAGTTTATTTTCACTGCGCTGCACACAGTATGAATTGCTAAAGCCGCTTCAGCGACGTCTCCCCAAAACTCGCAAAGCTCAACTGCATTTAATTCAAACAGCTCGTTAGCGTGACGTTCGAGGATGATTACACACGCTCCAACAACGCTTTGGTTTCTCAAGAGCCTGAAATAGCTCCTCCTCATCCGCGCAATTAAAATGCTGTGCTGATTGTTCTCAAGATGACCATCGGAACACATGGGGCAGTCCTGACCAGCCAACAGACCCTGCCACTCCTCTGGACACCACCACGGATGAACTTCCCAGCGCATGATTGACAACTTTTTATCATTCATACAAACCCTTTGCGCGTTAAGCCCTTCCTCAATCGAGGGTTTGAAGGTTAGAGGTTGTTGTACCGCCCTTGTAAATGCTCCTAGAGGCTCAAAGTCTTCGCATTCACACTAATACATCAAGTGGATCGGCTAATATATAATCAGACGGAGCATCTTTCGCACTGTTTGGCTTAACATGGTCAAAGTTTAGAACCACTCTTTTGATAACATGCTTGGTAATATCAGAAAGGCGCACAGTTTCGTTGTAACACTCCTCGCGTGTGACTGGTTTAGGATTGAGCCCAGCGCCCATATTCACGACCACGGCAAGCGATCCATACGAGATACCGGCTTCACGGGCCATGATCGCCTCGGACACTCCGGTCATGCCAATGACGTCGCCACCCAGCCTTCGGAACATCTCAATCTCCGCTCTGGTTTCGAAACGGGGCCCATCCACCATGACATACGTACCTGTCGACCTGTGCGGGTAACCTCCTTCCGTCAATGCGGAAATAAAAGCCTCTCGAAGCTCTGGTGTGTAGGGGTCTGTCATGTCGACAAACGCGAATCCTTCAGAACCAAAAAGTGTGCGGTGCAGCTTTGAGAAATCGAGAAACTGGTCGAGCACTACGAAAGTACCAACCGGAATGAAGGTGCTCAGTGAGCCGACCATGGCCGTCGCGAGAATGTACTCTACGCCGAGTTCCTTGAGCGCGAGAAGATTAGCTCGGTAATTTACGCGATGCGCGGGTATACCACTTCTACCATTCGAGCGGCTCAAAAAGAACAACTGGTGGTTACCGATATCCCCTCGAACCCCTGTGACGAGTCCATCTGCCGTCTTTACCTTCCAAGGTTCCTCAGATTCCAAAAAGTCACCGGATGTTAAGCCTGTGCTGCCAATA is part of the Deinococcus sp. QL22 genome and harbors:
- a CDS encoding redoxin domain-containing protein; the encoded protein is MGETAPDFILPDRYDSQLRLHRLRGQRVWLTFNRQSSCVVCHARQVELAALAPLLAQQDIQLVSVWSSSVSALQDGLRQVSLPYPVLADPTDATYARYGLGHSLKGVLDLRHLNALAPHLRHLNPITLHDERFRMPAEFLISRTGEIEHAHYARYGADWLPTHQVLNWAMQATY
- a CDS encoding HIT family protein, which gives rise to MNDKKLSIMRWEVHPWWCPEEWQGLLAGQDCPMCSDGHLENNQHSILIARMRRSYFRLLRNQSVVGACVIILERHANELFELNAVELCEFWGDVAEAALAIHTVCSAVKINYCILGNMIPHIHCHLIPRYYGDDLAKPIKLGEHESIIEASELIHLVQRLRGNLQSGIGGHQKSGG
- a CDS encoding MTAP family purine nucleoside phosphorylase, which encodes MSKIAIIGSTGLTSGDFLESEEPWKVKTADGLVTGVRGDIGNHQLFFLSRSNGRSGIPAHRVNYRANLLALKELGVEYILATAMVGSLSTFIPVGTFVVLDQFLDFSKLHRTLFGSEGFAFVDMTDPYTPELREAFISALTEGGYPHRSTGTYVMVDGPRFETRAEIEMFRRLGGDVIGMTGVSEAIMAREAGISYGSLAVVVNMGAGLNPKPVTREECYNETVRLSDITKHVIKRVVLNFDHVKPNSAKDAPSDYILADPLDVLV